The Nostoc sp. 'Lobaria pulmonaria (5183) cyanobiont' genome window below encodes:
- a CDS encoding ABC transporter permease, which produces MTSAKISLETSRDWLIELVTSETFVYVAKRLLQALLTLLLASALSFFIIQLAPGDYVDTLRQNPKISPERIEEIKRQFGLDKSWPEQFGLWLWRILTKGDFGTSFIYQRSVASLLWERVPATLLLAIASLIVTWAIAIPLGIFAAVKQNKPADQILQVISYAGQGFPSFITALALLVLAQITSPLFPVGSMTSINHSELSWFGRILDIGWHMILPTIALSITSFAGLQRITRGELLDVLRQDYIQTARAKGLPENRVIYVHALRNAINPLITLLGFELASLLNGAFIAEFFFNWPGLGRLTLQALQVQDLYLLMASLVMGAVLLIIGNLIADLMLKAADPRIRLENLN; this is translated from the coding sequence ATGACATCTGCGAAAATTTCCTTGGAGACAAGTCGGGATTGGCTAATCGAGCTAGTCACGAGCGAAACTTTTGTTTATGTGGCAAAGCGGCTATTGCAGGCACTGCTAACTTTGTTATTGGCGTCAGCGTTGTCGTTTTTCATCATTCAACTCGCTCCTGGTGATTATGTAGATACGCTACGGCAAAACCCGAAGATATCTCCTGAAAGAATTGAGGAAATCAAGCGGCAGTTTGGTCTGGATAAGTCTTGGCCAGAACAATTTGGGCTGTGGCTATGGCGAATCTTGACCAAAGGGGATTTTGGCACGAGTTTTATTTATCAACGTTCAGTTGCATCGCTGTTGTGGGAACGAGTACCAGCGACATTACTATTAGCGATCGCATCTTTAATTGTCACATGGGCGATCGCCATCCCTCTGGGGATCTTTGCGGCTGTTAAACAAAATAAGCCAGCAGACCAGATTTTACAGGTGATTAGTTACGCTGGACAAGGCTTTCCCAGTTTCATCACTGCCTTAGCGCTGCTGGTTTTAGCCCAAATCACCTCGCCATTGTTCCCAGTGGGTAGCATGACTAGCATCAATCACTCAGAACTGTCGTGGTTTGGCAGAATCTTAGATATCGGCTGGCACATGATTTTACCCACAATCGCACTCTCAATTACTAGTTTTGCTGGTTTGCAACGCATCACTCGCGGCGAATTATTGGATGTTCTGCGTCAAGACTACATCCAAACGGCTCGTGCCAAAGGTTTGCCAGAAAACCGCGTCATCTACGTTCATGCACTCCGCAACGCCATAAATCCCTTAATTACCTTATTAGGTTTTGAATTAGCTAGTTTATTAAATGGTGCCTTCATCGCCGAATTTTTCTTCAACTGGCCCGGTTTAGGGAGGTTGACTCTACAGGCTTTACAAGTTCAAGATTTATATTTATTAATGGCAAGCTTGGTGATGGGCGCAGTACTGCTGATTATTGGCAATTTAATCGCCGACTTGATGCTCAAAGCAGCTGATCCACGCATTCGCCTAGAAAATCTCAATTAG